The Oryza sativa Japonica Group chromosome 11, ASM3414082v1 DNA window AGCTTATGTAGTATGCTGTCAGTAGACGCAGAGACTTAATTACCTGAACATTGGAGCACCGCGGCATGCAGCGCATTCTGAGAATTAGGGCCGGCAGCCGACGCATCCCTGCACGAGATAATGGCCCTGACGGCGCGCACCGACCTGCTCATCACCGCCAGGTACAGCGGTGACACGCCGGCGCCGTTCAGCTCCGACGCGGTCtccggcgccacctccatcagCTCCTCCACCGCCTTGCCATGGCCGTGCCTCGCGGCGATGTGCAGCGCGGTGTCCCCAGCGACGTTCTTGCTGCGCACTACGTCCCTTACCCTGTCCTCCTCAACACTTGCCCCGGCCAACAGCGAGATGGCCCGGACGGCGAGGGCGTGCCCTGCCCTCGCCGCGCAGTGCAGCGGCGTGTGCCCCGACGAGCTGGCCGAGGAGAGGAGGCTGCTGTCGTGAAGGCACAGCTCGGCGATCAGGTCGTCGTGTCCTTGCCCGGCTGCAATGTGGAGAAGCGTGCGAAGCTCTGCGGTAACCTCGCGAATGCTGCAGGGTCCTTGGTGATTAGCTGAAAAGTTCACATGCTTTCATTAACCATGACTTGCTCATAAATTTTTAGAATCGCTTGCATAGTTGAAGAAGCTTGGAGTACCACGTTCTTGCGCTGCCGGCGATGGCGAGCTGTTCGCCGGCTGCACGGCGGCGCCACTGCTTCCGGCTAAGAGATTGCAGACCTCATCTGTGTAGCCGCGAAATGCTGCGAGGTAAAGTTTAGAGCACATGGATAGGTGTTCAGGAATCTCATGGTCGCTGCCAGCAGGTGTGATCTCCATTGTTTTCTTTTCACATGTATAAGCATGTCtcttttaggatttataaacgAGTTGATATGCATGACACCTACCCTTTACTAGAATATATATTAGTGTGCATCTCTGTCCGAGGAGATCTCATTCATTAGACAATTTGTATTGTAACTTATCTTTTGTTAAATACCGACAGAGTTCGTTAACTTTTGTATGTTAACAACCCACATCACTCGATTAATACTTGGGTACTTAGCACTTAGCAGGTTAAAATTGAGTTGAACACAAGGGACTAGAGGACTGTGTTCCGTCCGGGTAGGGTACGTATAGATTACAATGTACATACAtagtccctccgtttcacaatgtaagtcattctatcatttcacacatttatattgatactaacgaatctatatctatatagattcattagcatcaatatgaatgtgagaaatgctagaatgacttacattgtgaaacggaggaagtagtattcaCGCAATGACTTATGCGACTATATATAACTACGAGCCGTGAGATAACGCTCCTCCCTCATAGCCCATGCATGCAGCGGTATAGGCTTGAGCCGTGGCACTACCACAGAACACGttaaaggtgccggttgggaaaccccttaggtgtcggttttcccaaccggcatCATAAAGGTGGCACTGATGTTGAAGCTGGCACCAATCATATTttgaaaaccggcacctttgagagGTTCATGAGCCAAAAAAAATTGGCTCGATGCACCAGCTTGAATCGGTGCCGATGCATCGAGCCGAGCTCATCCACCCCGCATCAAACAAATCACTAAAATCTTTCACAGAACAACAAACATCACTAACATCACTAGAATCAATCCCAATCCCCAATCAAACAAATCACAGAACAATAAACATTGAAAAGCATCACTAAAATCTTTCACTAACATTGAATCTTTCACAAAATTCAGAGGAGGGCTCCACCACTGCCACTCCTTCCGCCACCGGGACACCACCTCCTCctgccgtcgagccgccgccgcatgccctCCCTCCAGATCCAATGGAGGTAGGGTGCCGCCGCCTCTCGTCCCGCCGCCGGACCACCACCGCCGTCCCGCCGCCGGGCCACCACCGCTTCCTGCCGCCGGGcagccaccgcctcccctcttGCCGCCGGATCTAGTGGAGGGGAGGGTGACTCCTGCCGCTGTCGCTGCAGCTGCCACCGCAGCTGTCGCCTCCCTCCCGCTGCCGCGCGTTCCTGCCCGTGGGAGACCGCCGCCTACGCTGCCCATGGGAgaggcgggagagagagagagagagagaggagaggagaagccgagagagagatcgagaagaGCCAAGCGCGCGAGCCTTATCTTGCCAAGAGCTGGGCCCCACCAGGAGGAAAAATATCTCCCTCGGCTGGCTTGCCTCGATTTAATACGTGTCGGTTTTTTCgcaaaaaccggcacctataatatattgcaggtgtcggttttttaaaaaaccgatacctataatatattataggtataggtgccggttttaacgaaaaaaccagcacctatctTTATTTAAAGGTGttggttttaattttttcatcctACAAAAGTGAGAAAAACACTATAGGTGCCCGTTTTAGCACTACCGTCACCTATAGTGGCAacacctatttgatgttttgtagtagtgtgggAAACTTTGCGGGATGAGCCACTTGTCCATCCTATGATGATGACAGGTGGTGATATATTCCTACAGCCTTTCCCAAGCTTTAGGTAAGGTTTCATCCCTCGTCCGTTGAAAACCGGATATTCTTTCACGGAGAGCATTAGTCTTACCCATCGGGAAAATTTTTAAGAGGAATGCCGTTGAGCACTTATTCTAGGTATCCACCattgcacagttggcgtagaaCCATTGTTTTGCTCTCCCGAGGAGTGAGAACGGGAACAGTCGGAGCCTGATTGCATCTGGGCTGACTCCTTTGACAATATACGAGCTACACATTTCCAGGAATTGCTGCAGATGAGCACTTGCATCCTCATTAGGTTTGCCGcagaacgggctagcctgcACCATCGTGGCCAGGCTGGTCTTCAGATCAAAGTCACCATCTCCCACGTTGACTTGGGGAGGGGTCCAACGGGCATGTTGTCAGCGAGGGAGCATCGAACTCGCGAAGGGTCTTCTCAGCCATGGACTTGAAAACTGGAGGCGCTTGGATGGTTGGTTTCTTTACCAAAAGTGTCTTCTGAGGAGGGACAACACGCAGTTTGACGCACCTAAAGAAGGCTTCGGGATTGTCTTGGAAGTTCTTCGGTAAATTGAAACCAGTCATACACTACTCTGTTTTCACAATAAAGCGAAAACAATCAAGGTTAGTCTGCAAAGGACAATGATCATACATTGGtgaatataaaattattagcaTGTAGTAAACTCTTAATCAAAtatcttccccggcaacggcgctagaaatgcttgttgatatttcttaacgacattactagaaatataattcccagcaatggcgccgaAATATTCTTGGGGGATACAGAtataatccgcaagcgcacggatataccgttATAGCATTTTATCCGGAAGTATTCTAAgatatcatatttatttaatcccaagggaagatatgataaaatagtactatgctaataatttatatCACTTGTATTGATCAAAGTCTATGTAGGGGTTAATCATATTCAAGGGTAGAAATGAATTCACACATAGAAGAGATAACCATGATACTCTCATTATATATACACTTGCTAGTATACAATTATGCATCCAATACCCCTAACTATGCCCTCCTAGTGTTTCGAGAGACTACCCCTGattgccgagtttcttacgacaaccAATCATGACCATCCGACCGGTAATGAATATGGAGGAGTACTGACACCAGGAAATTGTCTTAGTACTATATACgcacgtggaggaatacccgtactgaactgtcaccatcagcagccCACCTCTACAGACCTATGGCATATAGTACCATTTAAtggtatctaataatctaagcaccgcgcttacattactaaatactactccaCATCACTGTAGCAGACATAGAGCAATCACCGAAATGAACATTAATCCCACACCATTGCATATCTTTGGCAAGCTAGCTACATCATTATATCGAGACAAGTATAATACCCCGCAACCATCATTGAGGAGCGATCAGGAGTGTCCACGTGGAAGGCCAGGATGAGGGGCGCaagctagggttcggccgaacccctggtttGGCCAGAACCTAGGCCGGTCCTTTTGGCCCCCCAGTTTTGGCCTGGACGTCTCTTGTTGGGCCTTGTACTCCGTGGCATGGTAGTTGACCTTATTTGCAAgtattaaattagttttgtaagcCCATCCACCCATAAGTCTGCCACTCGATGGTCTTCGATTGTTTGTCCTGTTATTTTCCGTTGATTCTTCTCGTATTACGTAGAGATCTCTGTATCCAAATAAAGTTCCGAGTACAAGTGGAGATATATTATTTCTAataaaatatgcattgcaagcatagctagttctcctttattatggatatattgacggtcgaacTTGGTCTATAACGATCGTCAACaactatccaaggacaacaactattGGTAGGCTAGCTATGCTagctaggctagagaggacttttTATGTGTTTTAGTTATCTAAGCTAAGTTACAGGTAATGTCCTATCTGTTGCTTCGAGCACCGACCCCTGCTagtctgccagcgtggttccagctatagctctatgatgtacccgaacgtggaggattactaggatGGGATTCAGGGCTATCACCACCTGTCGTCTACCTTTGACAAATCCGtaggatacacaacaaacaaagataatctctaacctagacaccaggcctaagttattaattactactctaatacgtgcgcaggaacttccttctgtatctagagtcctagtactagatcACTTAGTACGAATACTAAACAACAAACCCACAAAGATGGAAATCTATATTACTTAgactaagtaattaaataacataataaAGTATCCcaaatgcttactttatagaagaagtttttccgaacccggagcagagtgtaccaacagctccggtactcctccagaattcaTTCTAGAAAGCTACACCCACTGAGGTAGAAGTCTGAGATAGCGCCAAACTTcagggcactcctccagagcttcccctcactttctacctattttctaatgtacacaaaagatacaatagtgtctcttgtaattcagctcaaagagTTGTGTGTCTTAAAAGTGaagtgagctcctccttttatagcctccatATGACGGTTATGGCGGTTGGAAATGTCCTAAACGCCCCTCCACCGTCATTGAGAGTAAATCTAGGACATACACATGGAAAATGACGACCAACGACACCAGGAAGGGTTCGGTCAAACCTGGAGTTCGGCCGAACTTCTGGGCCACCTCCCAGCCTCCCCTTTGGTTGGGAGACTTCTTAATGGGCCCCCAACATCATGTACTATGGTTGGGCTCAATCCTCGGTGCTTTTTATTGACTTATGGGGCCTCCAATCTGTGTAAATGCGTCCTGATTGTTCGGAGGTGTATTTGTCGCATGATGGGTGGTTTTCATCCAtaaaatacctgcatacacatatttcaccaacactagcggaaatgattagtaataatctcTACCACAAAGTTAgatatcatattttatttgattATATGCAGGCATTGACAGTCggtattatgatttaaggaccgacAACAAGCATACCCAATTGAGGCCTCCGcaaaagaggttgaagctcGCTTGGCCAAAAACAAGCAAATCAGAGATGCTCATAAAGATCCGCCATTGCCCAAGGAGAAGACTGCCTTCTGGCAGAGAACCAAAGGGGGGGGGGAAGCtagttgaaaacttgaaatcTTAAATCTTCTTATCATATAATGCACACAAACTTTGTTGATCAAATATAAATCTATGTTGGACGATGAAAACATAGGTTTCCGAGTAagtaaattggaaaaaaaatgacgAATACAAGTCCATCAACAAATCTTGCAATTATCCTATCTGTTGTATTTTACACAACCTTGCATCAAAAACTAAGAGCTCTAGTGGCATCGAATGTCAACATTGCTATATTATTTATAATGAAGAAGAAGATTACATTGAAAGTGTAAAAGGCAATGAAGGGATATTGCCGTTTGATGTGCCTCTTAGCGTGTTGCTGTCTCTCCATTCTACCACTTACGAGGAACTTCATAGTGCTTATAAATGACCCTGGCATTGCTAAAAATGTAAGCTGCATTGTCAAGATGTACATCCCATGGTAGATCAGTTGGGACATTGCAATCTTTATGCCCTTCTTGCTTACTGCGGCTATTGCTGTGAAGAAGCCGAACACCATGCAATTTATTGACAGCCACAGAAAGTACATTGAGATCACAAAGCTCAGCCATGAGCGATGAGATCTGGAGGCCCTCCCATATACCAGCAGTATTGTCGCCACAACTGAAGTAACCATGGAGATGGTGTCTAGAATCAGGAAAGCGTTATACATGGGGTCACCCGCTAGATTCGCTTTCCCATCATCTCCATATGATCCAGGAACATTGAATGCTGCGGCAAAGGCAATCGTTGCTATAAGTGTTGAAacaacagcgagattttttgatgTATTGTCTCTCCATTTCATGATGTCTTGAGCATTCCATTTCTCTATAAGATCTTGCCTTTGTGGTTGAAACTGTGCTCCTGACTCATGCAACTTTACTACTAAACTTACCTGCATAACACAATTCCTTAGCCTATTTCTTAGTGGACTGAATTGAATTACGATCACAaggaatatttttattttgcatATGGATGAGATGTAGAGAGACAATTACCATTGAGTGGAAACCTTTACATCTTTTTATGATGTCAGATGGTGTGTGGCCTGCATTGTTCATGATGTTGGCATGTACCTCTCCACTTGATAATAGCTTAGAAACAACCTTGCATTCCTCTACAACGACAGCTAAATGGAGCGGCGTGTTCCCCTCTTTGTCTTGGGCATTCAAAAGATGCTTAAGCATGCTGTTCTTTACAGCGTATGAGATGATGGAAGAATGGCCCTTCATAGCTGCTGCATGTAGAAAGCTTTGGCCTTGGTTGTCACAAATGTCTGCAGAAGCAGGGGAGAACTGCAGCAACATGCGAACTGTTTCTGTATGGCCCATTAGTGCTGCAATGTGTAGAGGTGAAAGGCCCTTGTTGTCTTGGATGTTTGTAGCGCTACGTGGCAAATGAGTTAGGATTGCTTGGATGATGGAACAATCCCCGTCAGATGAAGCGAAATGTAGTGGAGTGCTCTTACTGCTGTCAACCTTAGTAGCAAGTGTTGGTTTCCACTGTAGTAGCAATGAAACCATTTCTACAATTGTTTAACAACGGAAATGATTAGTACATCTTTGGCCTCTCTGGCCTCTATCACCAGGGACACAGCCAATAAGCATTTTTACAAATGATTGGAGACTTTGATAATTATGTTCTATCATGTAATATATACTTACTtcaaaaaattgtaaaaaaaattgaagcaaATGAATGGCAGCACATACAAAAAATTTTGATGTAATACTTCAAAACTGAAGTTCATGCTTTCCATTCCCAGCTTCCAGTATCCTGTGTTAGAGCCTTATGCCCATTCCTtttccatatattttttttattcagttGCTTGCATCTAAGTGCCCattgagaagaagaagaagaagaagaagaagaagaaagaagagttGTACTGACTAGAGCCATATCAAGTTTGGGTCACTGCTAGACCACATTCACCTTCTGCTTAGTTGGGCCTATCAACTTTTAATCATATGTGGTCAACTCCAACAACATTGATGCTGGCATCGCCATGTCTATGGCATGCCAAGGAGGTTAGCACCAGACCCTCTGTCGCTGAGATATGTTGGACCTCGATGGCTCTATGCCGTTGGGACTGGCGTTGTggtttcgtttttctttttatttaggTTTTGTCGGGATCCATATATAAAATAAGTTATGCAAAGGGTTAAAGTGTCAAAATTGCTGGGTATGTTTATATCTAATAGAGGGTAGTAGTATACGGACCTATATGAAGATAAACTGATTACGATggctttttaaaatttgattagTTATATCAACCATAttgcacaaaaaaaattatcataatGTGGGTAAACCATATGTTCTTTAGCAAACAGCTCAGATTAATATATTATGTATAGAGGA harbors:
- the LOC107276482 gene encoding ankyrin repeat-containing protein At5g02620, coding for MEITPAGCDHEIPEHLFMCSRLYIAAFRGYTDEVFSLLAGSSGAAVEPANSRPSPAAQEHGTSTNHHGGCSIREVTAERSKLLHIAAGEGHGELIAELCSHDSSLLSSSSSSGNTPLHCAARAGHASAVRGIVRLARANVEEDRLKAMLRGMNATGDTALHLAARHGHGEAVEELMEVAPETALELNGGGVSPLYLAVMSRSVRAVRAILSCRDASAAGPSSQNALHAAVLQSSEMVSLLLQWKPTLATKVDSSKSTPLHFASSDGDCSIIQAILTHLPRSATNIQDNKGLSPLHIAALMGHTETVRMLLQFSPASADICDNQGQSFLHAAAMKGHSSIISYAVKNSMLKHLLNAQDKEGNTPLHLAVVVEECKVVSKLLSSGEVHANIMNNAGHTPSDIIKRCKGFHSMVSLVVKLHESGAQFQPQRQDLIEKWNAQDIMKWRDNTSKNLAVVSTLIATIAFAAAFNVPGSYGDDGKANLAGDPMYNAFLILDTISMVTSVVATILLVYGRASRSHRSWLSFVISMYFLWLSINCMVFGFFTAIAAVSKKGIKIAMSQLIYHGMYILTMQLTFLAMPGSFISTMKFLVSGRMERQQHAKRHIKRQYPFIAFYTFNVIFFFIINNIAMLTFDATRALSF